The nucleotide window atgaacattactacaatactacatatactacattaatagtacatgtattttaagtaatctagtcaaagatggttaaataacctagttttattgaaaattgttaaaacttgatgtcatatatacaaaagaaagctataattagccGATGAATACAAAAatctagttttgttcattctaatttatattataaagaattagttgttctaaagttggtaataccgaaaattGAAATACCAAATTTgatagatataattaaaaaccgaaaattttggttggtaattggtaactcagttttgaaaccgaaagatttggttttaaagttggtaatacctataaccgattcgaaccgaccgagtgacatcCCCAGTCCTAATCCTTGAACCTTCGATCCCTAGTTTTTTCTTTGCTAGTGTTATTAAattaaggaaaatgatttgtggccacAATGAGgcttaagatttgtggccttaatgttaggtgtcatgtcatgtcacctaTATACGTACATTACCTATTTGTTAAATTATGCATAACTCTTgagaaaaatataattttatcctttcaaaatctaatgacttttattttggctttctaaaaaaaaattatttttactttttttttttcattttttcttttcattacactcatgtttagatttaaataacaattttttttctccaatTAAGAATAGAAATTTTTCATGTAATCCCGTCAATGAATTTGCCCATAAATTCGATcacaatagatttgcataacacatttatatgaattcaacctttgttgggttcttgtaaattttgaaaatataatgtgaaaaatacatattcatacgattatatatattttttttgttcattttttctctttatgtagttagggtttaaatgttatatttgagtttattattattttttttccccatatatttagattgtagatgataattagTGGCTGCTAGCCTGCTACTaacttgaaatattttcttacctcttaatttagacatagtattttccaaaatcatgtggatgaaattaatcaatgtatggaaagaaaagttaatgcctatttcttgacacctaattcaatatattaatgctatttggaaagaaaaattataggaaataatttaattaaattaagaaaaatattggtcaaagaatttgtagaccttaaattaatacataattaatagcttatcttttttttcgtcacctaattaaattcattattaTAATTGATTCATCCTAACATCTGAAAGAAAGTATAAAAGAAtaaagttggtgttgaaatagtatgatgtgtatgtggaattgaaaataaaatttatgtaagtaaacatgacatgacacctagaATTTGAGGCTATAAATTTTAGTCCTGATAGGCCCCTATATCATTCCCTTTAAACTAACTAGGACGATAAAGGTAGTTTATTCTGTGAGGTGTCGTAGGCTTGTTGAACAAGTTGATTTAACCCTGTAATGCTTGTTTATCGATTTGGACGCAAGTTTTAGAATGACATGTATCATGTATGTGTCTGACTATGAAGATGTCAATTAAAATCTgcgttataaaaaaaaaaattaaataaaaataaaaaactaacaaCGACGACGATAATTGTGGATCCTGAAAATTAAACGCGGAAAACTAAAGCAATGATTGGTTGAAGGAAGGAAGGTTCTTGGAGGAAGTTGACCCAGCTGGAAAGCAATTATAAGCTTTAGGAAAATGGGACGGTGGCTTTTGTAACCAATTCTCTTAACACAGACGCGTGTAGATATTCCACATTCCCACATCTCTTCAGTTTCTTCAGGCTCAAGTACCCCATGAATCTAATACGGCACTTCACCACTTTTTTCTTCACAGTTTAGTTTAGTCCTTTACAGTATAAACAAAATCATACACAGAGGAACAATGGAGTATTCTAGGTCTCTGATTAAAGGGGCAAAAATAAAGGCAACATCATGAAGCTAACAAAGTTTCTTTCTACTCCAACCAATGAAACACTGTCAAAGCTCAAAGCTTCACAGAGAGGAAGGAAAGTGTCAATcatggaaagaaaaagagacGTGACATGTTATTTGTTGTTGGCTGGTGTGCGTTGGAAATTGGAATCTCGTTATATTGTTAGGACTGCTTTCAAGCAAGGACAAATTGTGATGGGTATATGTGTCTTGGGAGTAGCCTAGCTCAGTAGCTTCTTTCTTCACTAAACGTAATAGTCCTTATCATGTTTATCTTAATTGGTTTTACAGATAATAATATGCCCTGTGAGCTGTAGCATCAGTGGAACTTTAAAACAAATCGGAGGGCCCGGGGCCCGGAAAACTAatggaaaaacaaacaaaacaagacTTAGGGTCGACTTGGGGAGAAGGAATCGGGGAAGTTGCAATAACACCTGGGCAAGGTGACAATATGAATTAGGCACAATCCATAATGAACTACAACGTCAAGAACTCCTCCACACGACAACTCTATATCTCGATCATGTGGGAAAACATTGATATaacatgcattttttttttttttgaataagataGATATAACATGCATTCTATGTAGTTATATATTTGATGCATTCTATGTGGGTTAGGGAAAGAATGTATAAGGGGAGTCTTTCAAAATCCGAGCGAGTTAACTATCTCACTCCTTAAAATCATGTAGTTAATACGTGGAATTGAATAATAACAAATCGTTTTGATTCGCGTATATGTATAATCAATTTTATTAAtcttgttaaaggaaaaacacgaTATGTGTTTTCGTTAAAGTAAATTAGTGGTTACATCTCAATCATCCATTattgtcattattgtaattgatattaccattgtaatcctcaccctatataaagggactatctaatgaaatgagtagactaatttccccattttacttttacaaatctgaaatttttgtGATTTTTTATATCGATTTACTTCCCTTTTCACATTACTAAATCAATGGAAATTATTAGTTTGTGTATGACTTAAAAACATTGATTTGACTTTTCCGACGTGATCATTCTAAGATCAACATATGTCCCGCTTAAGATCAGTTTGAGAAAGAGGAATGTAAATCTTCCCCAAATAATAACCGGATCTCATATTAAACATTACATCCCAACAAATAATGGTCTACTAAAAGCATATACTAATAGTGATTCATAAACAAGACACCCTCCATCACATTCACCTAAAAGAGTCTTTGAGTCGTAATGGCGGAACTCCACAGATTTGACCATCCACATGCAGTGCGATTCCCGTGAAGAAAACGCAACACCACCCTCCTCCTGCTACTACAAGAAACATCCCATAAGAACACGTCTCCCTCACTCAAAAATTTTCTCAAAGCCTAACGCCCTAACCCATCAAACCCCCAAttctaaaagaaaaatcaaagaccTAAACCCTTTCTTACCCTATTGACTCTCCCGTGCACCCCCTCTTAACGTAATAAAAGACTCTCTCACACGCCATTTCCTCCCATTTTCTTCCAACTCTCTCCTCCACTCCGCTCCAGCTAAATAACCAAACTGATCACAGAGACACTCCAATAATGACACACTGCTTCAAGTTTCTCAGCTTGTTCCTTGTTGCTGTGGCCCTTTTAGGAGGAGGAGCTTCGGTTCGAGCCCAAGACGGCAGTGAGAAGTGCGGTTCATGCGCTACACCCAGCCCCCCTCCGCCGTCTCCTCCGCCGCCATCACAGTGTCCACCTCCACCGGCGCTTCCACCACCAACACCGGTTCTTCCCCCTCCTTCCCCCAAGAATCCTCCACCGTCCACTTCGTACTGCCCTCCTCCGCCGTCGTCGTTGATTTACATCACCGGTCCTCCCGGGCAGCTGTACCCTGTTGAtcaggactttaatggtgctcaTGGAGTGAGGAACTCGGTCGGCTTACCAATTCTGCTCGGACTCGGATTGCTGGTGTTCTGGCGTTTTGGTGAGCAGGCCGGACTTGATTAATTGGATTATAATAAGGTAAGATTCAGATGACAAGGGACATagaatttgttcttttttttttttttggtagtttAAGGGAATTAAAGGGCCCGAGGGTTGGGAATTGTTGCTCCATCTCAATTGTGTATTTTTAAATCTTCAATAACAAACAATCTTTCAGTTTCAATTCTATCAATTGCTGGGTATTTTGAGTGTTCGGGTAAGGTGACAATATGAATTAGGCACAACCCATCATGAGCTGTAACAACAAGAACTCCTCCAAATGACCACTCTATCTCTCGATTACGTGGGAAAACATTGATATAACTTGCATTCTATGTAGTTATATATTTGATGCATTTTATGTGGGATGGGGAATGAATGTATAAGGGGAGTCTTTCAAAATCCGAGCAAGTCAACTGTCTCACGCCTTAAAATCACTTAGTTAATGCGTGGAACTGAATATTTACAAATCGTTTTAGTTCACGCATATGTGTAATCAATTTTATTAATCTGAAATTTTTGTGATTTTTTAATAACGATTTACTTCTCTTTTCACATTACTAAATCAATTACTAATTTGTGTAAGATTAAAAAACATGGATATTTGACTTTCCAATGTAAACTTTCTAGGATCACTATATCTCCTGCTTAAGATTAGTTTGAGAAGGAGAAATGTAAGTCTACCCCAAATATTGACCGGATCTCCTATTACACATTACACCCCAACAATTAATGGTCTGATCTCCTATTAAACATTACACCCCAACAAATAATGGTCTCCTAAAAGCATATACTAATAGTGACTCGTAAACAAGAAAGAGCAATGTACATACTCTCCTCcttcgaaaagaaaaaaatgtacgtACTCTCCATCACATACACCTAAAAGAGTCAAGTCGTAATGGTGGAACCCCACAGATTTGGACCATCCACATGCAGTGCGATTCCCTTGAAGAAAAAGCAACACCACCCCCCTCCTCCTATTACAAGAAAAAGCCCATAAGAACACGCCTCCCTCACTCACAAAATTCTTAAAGCCTTAACTCATCAGACCCCCAattctaaaagaaaaataaaaaaacctaaaCCCTTTCTTACCGTATTGACTCTCCCATGCACCACCTCATAACGTAATAAAAGCCTCTTTCACACGCCATTTCCTCCCATTTTCTTCCAACTCGATCTCCTCCACTCCGCTCCACCCAAAAAACCAAACTGATCACACAGACACTCAAATAATGATGCACTGCTTCAAGATTCTCAGCTTGTTCCTTGTTGCTGTGGCCCTTTTAGGAGGAGGAGCTTCCGTCCACGCCCAAGACGGCGGAGATAAGTGCGGTGCATGCACCACTCCAAGCCCCCCGCCGCCGTCTCCTCCTCCGCCATCACCGTCTCCTCCTCCACCGGCGCTTCCACCACCAACACCGGTTCATCCCCCTCCTTCCCCCAAGAAGCCTCCACCGTCCACTCCGTACTGCCCTCCGCCACCGTCGTCGTTGGTTTACATCACCGGTCCTCCCGGGGAGCTGTACCCTGTTGATCATTACTTTAATGGTGCTGATGGAGTGAGGAGCTCGGTCGGGTTACCGGTTCTGCTCGGACTCGGATTGCTGGGTGTTCTGGCGTTTTGGTGAACAGGTCGGACTTGattaattggtggattatagtacGTTAAGATTCAGATGATAAGGGACATAGAATTGTATTGTTTTTTTGGTAGTCTGAGGGAATTAAAGGGCCCGAGGGTTGATAATTGTTGCTCCATCTCCATATCCATCTCACTTGTGTATTATTAATCTTCAATAACAAACAATCTTTCAGTTTCAATTCTATTATCAATGTTATCTCTTCACAGTTCACGCAAAATTACTAATAATTAAGATGGTACTGATCTAACTTCTTTTCCCTGTTCTTTGTTAATTTCATAGACTTTGGATGTAGGTGcttcaattttctttcttttaataatTTCTGGTCTGAATTGTAAAGAATCATTTTGATTTTTGGATTCATAATTGATGATTGATCAATTATGGATCATCATCACCCATTACCAGCTTGCACCTTCCATTGACGTCTTAATTAAATCAATTGGAAAGATATAGCTTTCATAGTGGAGCCCTATTTAACTTTTATAAATATGTTGCTTAATGCTACCTCATGTTTACACGTGGCGCATGATCACTGGAGTCAGCTGGGAATGTGCCAATGCACAAATAAAGGCAAGACTTAAGCTTTACTAGgaacaaaaatttagaaatTAGATTAGATCATCCCCAAAAGCCCAGAAGTTATTAATTCATTCCTTTTGTCAAGGGGTATTAAAAAAAGTAGAAATGCACCAGCCGGGAATCGAACCCGGGTCTGTACCGTGGCAGGGT belongs to Rosa chinensis cultivar Old Blush chromosome 4, RchiOBHm-V2, whole genome shotgun sequence and includes:
- the LOC112197636 gene encoding leucine-rich repeat extensin-like protein 3, encoding MMHCFKILSLFLVAVALLGGGASVHAQDGGDKCGACTTPSPPPPSPPPPSPSPPPPALPPPTPVHPPPSPKKPPPSTPYCPPPPSSLVYITGPPGELYPVDHYFNGADGVRSSVGLPVLLGLGLLGVLAFW
- the LOC112197635 gene encoding leucine-rich repeat extensin-like protein 3 codes for the protein MTHCFKFLSLFLVAVALLGGGASVRAQDGSEKCGSCATPSPPPPSPPPPSQCPPPPALPPPTPVLPPPSPKNPPPSTSYCPPPPSSLIYITGPPGQLYPVDQDFNGAHGVRNSVGLPILLGLGLLVFWRFGEQAGLD